The following proteins are encoded in a genomic region of Oryza brachyantha chromosome 11, ObraRS2, whole genome shotgun sequence:
- the LOC102708288 gene encoding F-box/FBD/LRR-repeat protein At5g22660-like isoform X1 yields MPTGSEEEAPSAAGVDRIGSLPDTVLHHVLSFLPSQDAVRTCVLARRWLDLWKSVTALRIGDCEKDPWTVKGLQGFVDHLLLLRESAPLHTCVLRFIEFKEDSDDTARLNLWIRHALLRKVRSLQVYIQDGACCFHQIYLDIMPLVSPHLMRLELTGVRLAGGFLDFSRCPALQHLEFEHCELLCDKISSTSLKFLSISDCKFNQTSRIRICVPSVVLLRLDDFYGRTPVLEGMPSLVKAFVRVAHRTLDCCRYSIINSGDCGNLDCRSCYDIKYINGCVLLDGLSEAKTLALIDEIRSFIFNMDLKWCPLFSKLKTLLLNEYWCVPDDFSALACILERAPVLENLILQLYSEGPKHAMKIKGNCHPMNRSAAISGHLERVEIRCEAVDKSVLKVLKHLSTFGILFSFEEIEISEDDNDQGEEEEDDEDEDEDEDEDEDEELYGEEDGDDDDDDDA; encoded by the exons atgcctACGgggagcgaggaggaggcgccttCGGCGGCCGGCGTCGACCGCATTGGGTCTCTCCCCGACACGGTTCTCCACCACGTTCTCTCCTTCCTGCCGTCGCAGGATGCGGTGCGGACGTGCGTGCTCGCCAGGCGGTGGCTCGACCTCTGGAAGTCCGTCACGGCATTGCGCATCGGCGATTGCGAAAAGGATCCGTGGACGGTGAAGGGCCTCCAGGGGTTCGTAGAccatctgctgctgctccgcgAGAGCGCGCCTCTCCACACGTGCGTGCTTAGGTTCATTGAGTTCAAAGAAGACAGCGATGACACGGCCCGCCTCAACCTCTGGATTAGGCACGCTCTGCTGCGTAAGGTTCGGTCCCTCCAAGTCTACATCCAGGATGGAGCCTGTTGTTTTCACCAGATTTATCTAGACATCATGCCTCTTGTCTCGCCGCACTTGATGAGGCTAGAGCTTACTGGTGTACGGTTAGCGGGCGGATTCCTCGATTTCTCCAGATGTCCGGCTTTGCAGCATCTAGAGTTTGAGCACTGTGAGTTGCTGTGTGACAAGATCTCGTCGACGTCCCTGAAATTTCTCAGCATCAGTGACTGCAAATTCAATCAAACATCACGGATTCGTATTTGTGTCCCAAGTGTTGTTTTACTGCGGCTTGATGATTTTTATGGCCGGACTCCAGTTCTTGAGGGGATGCCATCATTAGTTAAAGCTTTTGTCAGAGTTGCCCATAGGACTTTGGATTGTTGTCGATATAGTATCATCAACTCTGGTGATTGTGGTAATTTGGATTGTAGGTCATGTTATGATATCAAGTACATCAACGGCTGTGTTCTTCTGGATGGTTTATCAGAAGCTAAAACTTTGGCATTGATAGATGAAATCCGATCG tttattttcaatatggATTTGAAATGGTGCCCTTTATTTAGCAAGTTAAAGACTTTATTGCTCAACGAATACTGGTGTGTCCCTGATGATTTTAGTGCACTAGCTTGCATTCTTGAACGTGCACCAGTTCTAGAGAATCTCATTCTTCAGCTTTATTCCGAG GGTCCTAAACATGCAATGAAGATCAAAGGAAACTGCCATCCAATGAATAGATCAGCTGCAATATCAGGACACCTTGAGAGAGTTGAAATCAGATGTGAAGCGGTTGATAAGAGTGTACTCAAAGTCTTGAAGCATCTATCTACATTTGGCATAC TTTTCAGTTTTGAGGAAATCGAGATTTCTGAAGATGACAATGACCaaggggaagaggaagaggatgatgaggatgaggatgaggatgaggatgaagatgaagacgaAGAGTTGTATGGAGAGGAAGAcggcgatgatgatgatgatgatgatgcttgA
- the LOC102708568 gene encoding MEIOTIC F-BOX protein MOF-like, with protein sequence MPRGKKAKRASRRPTGGDRIGALPDGVLHHVLSFLPAQQAVRTCLLARRWRHLWKSATGLRIGEHNINLRSVKENQGFLDHLLLLRDSAPLDTCVLMFREGNKNMEDEDVARMNLWFRHALLRKARFLQLHVLYGKNDRWLVPIDDLPLVSRHLTRLHLYGIRLNDSFLNFSSCPALEHLVFRLCAFECAKISSNSVKLLSITNCTFSETLRVRIDTPSLVSLRLDDLSDRTPVLERMPSLVDAFVRIVDYTNDVCSDSDTGDCDREGCVPCYGIKDNNSVLLQGLSEAKTMVLINEHDSFIFERDLKWCPTFTKLKTLSLNEYWCERDDFHMLACILEHSPILEKLIFQFDYQGQKSKIKGVFNQMERSAGILEHLQMVEVQCVMVDDTVVKVLNYLSTFKIYFSFEEMEH encoded by the exons atgcctCGGGGGAAGAAGGCCAAGAGAGCGTCGCGTCGCCcgaccggcggcgaccgcATAGGGGCCCTACCGGACGGGGTGCTCCACCACGTGCTCTCCTTCCTGCCGGCGCAGCAGGCCGTCCGGACGTGCCTGCTAGCCCGGCGATGGCGCCACCTCTGGAAGTCCGCCACGGGGCTGCGCATCGGCGAGCATAATATCAACCTGCGAAGCGTGAAGGAGAACCAGGGGTTTCTTGACCATCTGCTGCTACTCCGTGATAGTGCGCCTCTCGACACATGTGTTCTAATGTTCCGTGAGGGCAATAAGAACATGGAGGATGAGGACGTTGCCCGGATGAATCTCTGGTTCAGGCATGCTCTGCTCCGCAAGGCTCGGTTCCTCCAGCTCCACGTCTTGTATGGAAAGAACGATCGTTGGCTGGTTCCGATAGATGATCTGCCTCTTGTCTCCCGGCACTTGACAAGGCTACATCTTTACGGTATACGCCTGAATGATAGCTTCCTTAACTTCTCGAGCTGCCCAGCATTGGAGCATCTCGTGTTTAGGCTTTGTGCATTTGAGTGTGCCAAGATCTCATCCAACTCCGTAAAGCTTTTGAGCATAACTAATTGCACTTTCAGTGAGACCTTGCGGGTACGTATTGACACCCCGAGTCTTGTTTCTCTGCGGCTGGATGACTTAAGTGACCGGACTCCTGTGCTAGAGCGGATGCCGTCATTAGTTGATGCATTTGTCAGAATAGTGGACTATACTAACGACGTCTGCAGTGACTCGGACACTGGGGATTGTGATCGCGAGGGCTGTGTCCCTTGTTACGGTATCAAGGATAACAATAGTGTTCTTTTGCAAGGTTTATCTGAAGCTAAGACGATGGTGCTGATAAATGAACATGACTCG TTCATTTTCGAAAGGGATTTGAAATGGTGCCCAACATTTACCAAGTTGAAGACTTTGTCACTCAATGAATACTGGTGTGAGCGTGATGACTTTCACATGCTAGCTTGCATTCTTGAGCACTCACCAATCCTAGAAAAACTCATTTTCCAATTTGATTACCAG GGACagaaaagtaaaattaaaGGAGTCTTCAATCAAATGGAGAGATCAGCTGGAATATTAGAACACCTTCAGATGGTTGAAGTTCAATGCGTCATGGTTGATGACACAGTTGTTAAAGTTTTGAACTACCTgtcaacatttaaaatat ATTTCAGTTTCGAGGAAATGGAGCATTGA
- the LOC102708007 gene encoding F-box protein At5g03100-like — MPRGRRKREAVEGGGGGGGVDYIGALPDVLLEHVLSFLETKEVVRTCVLARRWRHLWASMPVLRVTARDSGHALHKFMDHLLILRNRSPLEACVFDFSVFSNSKDDMSFVNLWIRYVLSCRVRVLTLHIGGLRLINLPVVSGILTTLDLGSLSVYGMFLDFSSCPVLEVLNMTKCTIFADKISSMSLKRLSICECKFKSDMRATISVPSLLFLQLTAVKGRIPFLEDMPVLVTAEVILSDSSCKDRCRSNDPGYCPIGCAHCYGIDDGSAGCVLLKGLADAMHLELVADPEMFILRRDLRWCPTFNNLKTLLLSGWFESPVQSALICILQHSPFLEKLTLQLFKKPEINLQSKAIYNLIEQPFASENLKTVEVKCEDIDQRLHKLMKSLNSYGIPPEKFTIQQTISSYECFNFVWTGFIPRQS, encoded by the exons ATGCCTcgtgggaggaggaagagggaggcggtggagggcggcggcggcggcggcggcgtggactaTATCGGCGCCCTTCCGGACGTCCTCCTGGAGCACGTGCTGTCGTTCCTGGAGACGAAGGAGGTCGTGCGTACGTGCGTGCTCGCCCGGCGTTGGCGCCACCTCTGGGCGTCCATGCCCGTCCTGCGCGTCACGGCCAGGGACAGCGGCCATGCGCTCCACAAGTTCATGGACCATCTGCTGATCCTCCGCAACCGATCGCCCCTGGAAGCCTGCGTGTTCGACTTCAGCGTCTTCTCCAACTCCAAGGACGACATGTCCTTCGTGAACCTCTGGATCCGGTACGTCTTGTCGTGCAGAGTTCGCGTGCTCACTCTCCACATCGGTGGGCTTCGGTTGATTAATCTGCCTGTGGTCTCGGGAATCTTGACTACGTTGGACCTTGGCAGTCTGAGTGTATACGGCATGTTTCTTGATTTCTCGAGCTGTCCGGTGCTGGAAGTGCTGAATATGACCAAATGCACCATATTTGCTGACAAAATCTCTTCCATGTCCCTCAAGCGTCTGAGCATCTGTGAATGCAAGTTCAAGTCTGACATGAGGGCAACTATCTCTGTACCAAGTCTTCTCTTCTTGCAACTAACAGCTGTCAAGGGTAGAATTCCTTTCCTTGAGGATATGCCAGTGTTGGTAACAGCGGAAGTTATACTGTCTGACTCCTCTTGTAAGGATCGTTGCCGCAGCAATGACCCTGGGTATTGCCCTATTGGCTGTGCGCATTGTTATGGCATTGACGATGGCAGTGCAGGCTGTGTGCTTCTAAAAGGTTTGGCTGATGCTATGCATTTGGAGTTGGTAGCTGATCCTGAAATG TTTATACTCAGAAGGGATTTGAGATGGTGCCCTACATTTAATAATCTGAAGACTTTATTACTCAGTGGGTGGTTTGAGTCTCCTGTACAATCTGCACTAATTTGTATTCTTCAACACTCCCCATTTCTGGAGAAGCTTACTCTTCAGCTTTTTAAG AAACCTGAAATCAATTTGCAATCAAAAGCAATATACAATTTGATAGAACAGCCATTTGCATCAGAAAACCTTAAGACAGTTGAAGTTAAATGTGAAGATATCGACCAGAGACTTCACAAACTTATGAAGTCCTTGAACAGCTATGGCATACCTCCTGAGAAATTTACTATCCAACAAACAATTTCATCGTATGAGT
- the LOC102708288 gene encoding F-box/FBD/LRR-repeat protein At5g22660-like isoform X2: MPTGSEEEAPSAAGVDRIGSLPDTVLHHVLSFLPSQDAVRTCVLARRWLDLWKSVTALRIGDCEKDPWTVKGLQGFVDHLLLLRESAPLHTCVLRFIEFKEDSDDTARLNLWIRHALLRKVRSLQVYIQDGACCFHQIYLDIMPLVSPHLMRLELTGVRLAGGFLDFSRCPALQHLEFEHCELLCDKISSTSLKFLSISDCKFNQTSRIRICVPSVVLLRLDDFYGRTPVLEGMPSLVKAFVRVAHRTLDCCRYSIINSGDCGNLDCRSCYDIKYINGCVLLDGLSEAKTLALIDEIRSFIFNMDLKWCPLFSKLKTLLLNEYWCVPDDFSALACILERAPVLENLILQLYSEGPKHAMKIKGNCHPMNRSAAISGHLERVEIRCEAVDKSVLKVLKHLSTFGIPIRMVYR, encoded by the exons atgcctACGgggagcgaggaggaggcgccttCGGCGGCCGGCGTCGACCGCATTGGGTCTCTCCCCGACACGGTTCTCCACCACGTTCTCTCCTTCCTGCCGTCGCAGGATGCGGTGCGGACGTGCGTGCTCGCCAGGCGGTGGCTCGACCTCTGGAAGTCCGTCACGGCATTGCGCATCGGCGATTGCGAAAAGGATCCGTGGACGGTGAAGGGCCTCCAGGGGTTCGTAGAccatctgctgctgctccgcgAGAGCGCGCCTCTCCACACGTGCGTGCTTAGGTTCATTGAGTTCAAAGAAGACAGCGATGACACGGCCCGCCTCAACCTCTGGATTAGGCACGCTCTGCTGCGTAAGGTTCGGTCCCTCCAAGTCTACATCCAGGATGGAGCCTGTTGTTTTCACCAGATTTATCTAGACATCATGCCTCTTGTCTCGCCGCACTTGATGAGGCTAGAGCTTACTGGTGTACGGTTAGCGGGCGGATTCCTCGATTTCTCCAGATGTCCGGCTTTGCAGCATCTAGAGTTTGAGCACTGTGAGTTGCTGTGTGACAAGATCTCGTCGACGTCCCTGAAATTTCTCAGCATCAGTGACTGCAAATTCAATCAAACATCACGGATTCGTATTTGTGTCCCAAGTGTTGTTTTACTGCGGCTTGATGATTTTTATGGCCGGACTCCAGTTCTTGAGGGGATGCCATCATTAGTTAAAGCTTTTGTCAGAGTTGCCCATAGGACTTTGGATTGTTGTCGATATAGTATCATCAACTCTGGTGATTGTGGTAATTTGGATTGTAGGTCATGTTATGATATCAAGTACATCAACGGCTGTGTTCTTCTGGATGGTTTATCAGAAGCTAAAACTTTGGCATTGATAGATGAAATCCGATCG tttattttcaatatggATTTGAAATGGTGCCCTTTATTTAGCAAGTTAAAGACTTTATTGCTCAACGAATACTGGTGTGTCCCTGATGATTTTAGTGCACTAGCTTGCATTCTTGAACGTGCACCAGTTCTAGAGAATCTCATTCTTCAGCTTTATTCCGAG GGTCCTAAACATGCAATGAAGATCAAAGGAAACTGCCATCCAATGAATAGATCAGCTGCAATATCAGGACACCTTGAGAGAGTTGAAATCAGATGTGAAGCGGTTGATAAGAGTGTACTCAAAGTCTTGAAGCATCTATCTACATTTGGCATAC CTATCCGCATGGTCTATCGGTAG